CGCTGGCCCGTGCCAGGTCTGCACTGTCGGCCACGGCACGCAGTTGGCGGCCAAAGCTGGTGCGGTAGATGAGCACAAACACCACCACCAGGCACGCAGCAGCCACGGCGGCAATCACCAAATCAGTGGGCAAGATGCGAATGCCGCCAAAGTTCCAGGCGCGCACCAGGGGCAAGTCAAACGTGCGCTGGTCATGCCCGGCAAAAAAGCCGATCAGGCTGCGCAGCAAAAACCCCAGGCCAATGGCCGCGAGCATGGACGACACCATGGGCCGCCCCGCCAGCTTGCGAAAAATCAGCGTGTACGACCCCGCAGACACCAGCGCGGTGACCACCATGCTGCCCAGCGCCGCCGCCCACAGCGGCCAGCCGCCCAGCAGTTGCACCGCCACAGCGGCGTAGGCGCCCGTGGTCAGCATGTCGCCCGTGGCTGCGTTGGGAAAGCGGTTGACGCCCATCACCAGGGTCATGGCCAAGGCGGGCAGTGCCACCACCAGGCCTTCGATCAATCCATTGATCAGCAGGTTTACAAAGTCGATC
This Acidovorax sp. 106 DNA region includes the following protein-coding sequences:
- a CDS encoding branched-chain amino acid ABC transporter permease, whose amino-acid sequence is MTWIDFVNLLINGLIEGLVVALPALAMTLVMGVNRFPNAATGDMLTTGAYAAVAVQLLGGWPLWAAALGSMVVTALVSAGSYTLIFRKLAGRPMVSSMLAAIGLGFLLRSLIGFFAGHDQRTFDLPLVRAWNFGGIRILPTDLVIAAVAAACLVVVFVLIYRTSFGRQLRAVADSADLARASGIRANGLMLCLWLLVGALSALGGVLLGMKAVVSPEMGWESLIPAFAAMVLGGIGSPVGAVLGALLLCVAQELAVPLMGPSYKLVLSFVVLALVLLVRPAGIMGRVQLVR